GCAAGTTCTTCGATGCGCGCGGCTTCGTGGAAGTGGAAACGCCCATGATGCAGCCCATCGCGGGCGGCGCCGTGGCGCGCCCGTTCGTCACCCATCACAACGCGCTGGATATCGACCTGTACCTGCGCATCGCCCCGGAGCTCTACCTGAAGCGGCTGGTGGTCGGGGGCCTGGAGCGCGTCTACGAGATCAACCGCAATTTCCGCAATGAGGGCATCTCGACGCAACACAATCCCGAGTTCACGATGTTGGAGTTCTACCAGGCCTACGCCGATTACCACGACCTCATGGACCTGACCGAGGAGATGTTTCCGTTCGTGGCGCGCGAAGCGAAGGGCTCGACGCGCGTCACCTACGGCGGCGAAGAGATCGACTTCGCGAAGTGGCAGCGGCTCACCATGCGCGAGGCCATCATCCAGTACTGGCCGGAAGCGGCGGGCGCGCGGCCCGAGATGAGCGACTTCGCCGCGGCGGAATCGGTCGGCCGGCTGGTGAAGCGCTTCAACGCCGTCCACACGCACATGCCGTACGATCCGGATGCTCCGGCGGGCAAGACCATCGCCGACCTGTTCGCGGCGGTGTGCGAAGAGCACCTGGTACAGCCCACCATCATCTATGACTTTCCCGTCGAGGTCTCTCCGCTCTCCAAGGTCAAGCGCGATGAGCCCGGCTGGGTGGAGCGCTTCGAGGTGTTCATCGGGCGGCTGGAGTGCGGCAACGCGTTCAGCGAATTGAACGACCCCGAGGATCAGCGCCGCCGCTTCGAGATGCAACTGGCGCAGCGCACCAAGGGCGACGAGGAAGCTCACGTGATGGACGAAGACTACATCCGCGCGCTCGCCTACGGGCTGCCACCGTCGGCGGGATACGGAGTCGGCATCGACCGGCTGACCATGCTCCTGACCGATTCCAGGTCCATCCGCGACGTCATCCTGTTTCCGCTGCTGCGGCCAAGGAAGGCGGAAGAGGAAGCGGCCGAGGAGAGAGAAGGCGGGAAGTGATTCGGTAATTGCGTAGTCTGGTTCCTTGCGTGATTGTTACCACGCGATCGCCGGGACTGCGATTCAGGCCTTGGCGCACTCCTCGCCCGACTTTGGTTTCCCAGAGGTTCATGCCACAATGCTTGTTTGCAGACCGTGTTTGGCGGCCCCCATCCCATCCTGAAACGGCGAACGACTATGCGAATCGCACGACTCTTTGTTGCCCTGCTTCTCTGCTCCTCCCCGATGTGGGCGCAG
This portion of the Terriglobales bacterium genome encodes:
- the lysS gene encoding lysine--tRNA ligase → MSLDEKIYELRREKLKQIEALGYPSYPYRYEPTHTVPQILEAYTAKSAEELEKPRVEVRVAGRIMALRLMGKAAFAHLQQDGRRLQIYVKKDAVGEKGFALFQLLDIGDVVGARGYLFRTRTGELTVHVDEVTLLVKDLLPLPEKWHGLQDVELRYRRRYLDLVMNPEVREVFLTRSRIVQALRKFFDARGFVEVETPMMQPIAGGAVARPFVTHHNALDIDLYLRIAPELYLKRLVVGGLERVYEINRNFRNEGISTQHNPEFTMLEFYQAYADYHDLMDLTEEMFPFVAREAKGSTRVTYGGEEIDFAKWQRLTMREAIIQYWPEAAGARPEMSDFAAAESVGRLVKRFNAVHTHMPYDPDAPAGKTIADLFAAVCEEHLVQPTIIYDFPVEVSPLSKVKRDEPGWVERFEVFIGRLECGNAFSELNDPEDQRRRFEMQLAQRTKGDEEAHVMDEDYIRALAYGLPPSAGYGVGIDRLTMLLTDSRSIRDVILFPLLRPRKAEEEAAEEREGGK